The segment TTGTTTAAGGAAAAACTCTTCTCGATTTCAGGAAGGTCCTCGACCGTCAGAAGGGGCTCCTTATTCTGCAAGTTGTCGTGCAGGAACAAGGCTTGCTCCAGGGTAAGGAATTCGTTGACCTGGAGCAGCTGTTGATACGTCAGGGTCAGCACACGGAGGTGCGGAAGGGCGTATTTCTGAAACAACTCCCTGAAAGGATTTTAATTGTGATATTCAATTAAAGGAGACTCCTTTTTACTTCACGTGTTCATCGCTCTTTCCATTGGACCTGGCGTATCTGATACTGGCCTTCACCAGGGTAAATTCAGAGTCGATGTTCAACCCTTCGAGGGCCAAGAAAAAAGCCAAGGCTTCGGGTCGGATCTCCAGGAATTCTTGGTGGCAATACGGAAAATTTATAGTTGAATCGATTAATTCAGACTTTTAACAACAATTAGAGGATACCTTTTGGGTTTGCGGAAGTGCAAAGGGGCAGttttgttgattattttattttatattttcccgcACTAGCTCGGGAAAACGGCTGGAAACCACCCTGACCAACCAAACATCAGCTGCAGTTGCCACATGTGAAAATTTCCGTTAAGGAATTTTAAGGTTTGGAGCTCGACAAACGCGAAAatctgctaaaaattaatatatttctcGGTTTCAAAAcgtaaaatttccatttctcaaacacaaaacactcagaaaattcgaaataattCTAAAGACCGATCGCCGATCAGCTGGCAAGCCTGGCTCCCGTGCTCGTCAGCGCCAACTGGCGGTAACTAGGCGAAGGACGGCATAAGTAGGATGCTCGTGCAATCCGACATATTTACAAGCGAGGTGCTTAAGCACCTCCTCCAATGACGTCACACCGCAGTCTTTCTGGCAGTAAGAGTCGTCATTGAAGGAGGGGCTTTGAAAAACATCTGTGAATATGTCGGTGAATGCCAGTCCTACTTAAACCGTGCTCATTGGTGTATTTCTTCTCCCATCTTGGAAGTGTTGTGTTTGTGTCAGCTGATCTGTCTTCGAATtactcaattttaaacaaatttaaggtGAGTTTGTTATTATTCTTGATAAAATTATCCCAATTACCCCAATTACGCTACGTACATACAGCAGTAAATTTAAACGAGTAGCCGGCTTTCTGTGGCGGCAAATAACGGCTGgatgaatcaaaatattcacgCTCATAAACATCACGTGCGCTTACCAGAGACAGAAAAATTCTAATTGCGGGTAATTCACGACTTAAAGATAACCCGACCTGAGAGATCGGTCCCGTGGCGTGTTTTTTATGcttgtttacaaaattatgatattgGCCTACACTTTGCCGCCCAAATAATGGGCAATAAATCGACTTGGACATTCCACCTTCTTAAGAAACACTCAGAAATGTAGTAACATGAATCAAAAAGCGATGATAGCTCAATATTTATTGATCTTGTCACGCATATTAGTCATTAAACCTGCTAATTAGTTTATTCATGCCGTTGTTCTGAAAGGTGATTCAAATTTGCCGCGCAAAGCCAGTTTATTGGCAACACCGCTCCCCTCCACACCtaacactgtacaatgctatccttatgcccagcgttgccattttctttcaaggttgcgttgccgtacACCGCCCCAGAAGCTGAATATTCTGATTTTCCTGAAAGCTGAACATGGAGAGAGAAACCCTAGAAAAACTTCTGTCAAGATCGGTTAAAACAATCGAACCGAAGATTGCAGAAGCCATCATCGAGTGAGTAACCTATTTTTCAGGTTGTCACGAATTTATTGTAATACAACAACGCTTTCCAAACAGTTTCCATGAGATTTTAAACAGATTCAAACATATCGATGATTTGATTAAGCTGGCGAAAGCGGTCGACTCTTCGAAGATAGAGCATCTAGGAGCGCTTTTGTCGACGTTGCTGAACCGAAAGTTCGACGAAGACACCGGAAACGTCTGGAAAATCCTGAGCCACGGCTACAATGTCAACTCCATCGCCGACGCGTGTGAAAaggtattaattttcaattcttcaaCAGGATTCTAGagagtttttaaattgcagaggCTGTCCAAGGAAACAGAATCCATGTTGGCTTGCAAAGAATTCCTGGAGATCCGACCCGAAGCCTTGGCTCGTTTCTTGACCTTCGAGGAGATGGATATCGACTCCGAATTTATTCTGGTCCAGGCCAGCGTCAGATACGTCTGGTCCAATGGAACGTGCGATGAACGCGTGAGGTAAAAGTCTcatgtattaaatttactatgaattaaatcttttttaattaggcatttatttaaaaaatacgccCTTCCGCACCTCCGTCTGCTGACCCTGAGTTATAAAGAGCTGCTCGAGGTCAGACACTTTCTTACCCTAGACCAATCCTTGTTCCTGCACGACAACTTGCAAAAGGAGCCTCTTTTGACCGCCGAGGACCTTCCTGAAATCGCGAAGAGCTTGTCCTTGAGCAAAAAGCACAGGTCTCCCAATTGTGAGATGTACACCATGACCTTCGTGCCTGAGGAAGACGTTCTGCCTCTGACGACCGTCATCAAAGAGGGATTGTTCTCCGTGCTGCCGTGGGAGGAAAGCATGTTTGTGCTGGCGTTTGGCGCCACCACCAAACTCAACGTCAAGCGAGTCGAAGTCTTCTGTCCTTTGGACTTCAGAGTAGAAAGCGACCTCCTGGATGAAAATCTCATGGAGAAGTAATAGATTGTAATAATGGTTGCAATCTGAGTAATATTTTGCGGTTTTTATGCAGCTTGAGAGAAAGGGAACTCGACTACGATTCTATAAGAACCTCTCAGATGACGGTCAAGGTCAAAATCAGGCATCAGGGAAAGCTCGAAGTCATCACTCTGCGAAATCCAATAAAGGAAGACATCTAGTGAGTTAAAACGttctaaattatgaaattattttaaattttgctttaaaacagTTGGGCTTCATTCGACGTGAACGTCGTGGTGCCTGCAACGGCCAGGGTGAAGGTGAAGGTATCTTACAAAGGCAGGGTTGCCCTGCGCTACATCGAGAGCAATGTGAACCTCATGGTCAAAGAAAATGATCGCTGCGTCAGAGAGCTGTTCGACAACGTTGAGCTGGATCAGTTCTACAAGGACGGAGAGAACGGCTTCAGATGGGCCAGGAAGGACGCCATCACCGTCTTCAAGGACATCCACGTCTGTCCTTGCGACAAACCTGACTTGTTTGATCCAGTCGAAACGATTGTCTACTGATTTTTAGCATTGCCCCACCGAGAAAAAAGTGCAGAATTTCTCGagctacatttttatttattttagtctgTAACccagaattttgaaatatacaaTGAAACGCTTTttgagaatattaaaaaataatagctgCTAGAATTACCACTCTAGATAATTTACTTgacctttaaataaaagaatagCATAGCAACTTGTGACGGATAACTTTTCAGATGCGAAGACTGCAATGTAGAGACTCTCTGACGGGTAAAGACGACAAAGCACTGTATTCCTTTTCACAGGATGAAGACAGGACAGACCAATTAAAAGTCCACGCGCAggtatggcgtctggtagagtacggtgggaaagtttcaaacgtaaaatgaaaatgacttggaaaatttgtcatgaaaattaataattttgcggtttattctttattgtgctcatcttttttatccctgtcctctcggagcgGGACGgacgcgcactgcactagcacgaatgctgaaacccgcggggtgcgaataacaccgcgaacggataacatgggctcacaaggccgcacagggacccagcccactcaagggccacttgcctccgcaccgaggactgcattgaaacgctagacattcgtgtcccgtgaagccaaatcacgcatgctggaaaggtgcaaaccagcccgttgagcaatttgagcatttcgagtcactaaaccaACCACTTTTTGCGAGATCTGACGCAttttgggtagccagtattagatatATCCCAACTGCTTGTTATTGTCAGCTGGAGGGCTGGATCACGTGAGCCAGCAACTTGAAGTTACCCGCGTTTTCTACCAGCCAGCTGGGGCCAGTAAAATAGCTCCACGCATCGCTTTAACCGACGCATCACAGAGCCGCCAACTACACAAAATCAACCCTGCAAATATGAATgctaatattttgattataaatggcttttttaaagttttaagcATGAAAAAGCGACAACCTTTGACCttgttattgaattaaatcatCAAAACTCTGTGCTTCTCAAGCCCagtttttttgtttacaatGAATATCCCACCAATCAGTTAGGTTGGCAAAGAAACGCTAACCCGCCGGCTCAGATTTGTTTCGAATTCTGTTGAGTAATATCGTGCGTGTGCGTGTGGTTCTGTTGCGTAACTCCCGAGTTGTCAAAGCGCTTTATTGCCGCACTTTTGAGCTTTATCCATCAAGTAACTATCATACTCATTTTTTTGTCTATATTTTGTGGCTTTTTAAAATacgcagtttttaattttattttcttaactttttggccttaattattttttgtaaacaaaacaaatctTCTCAAAAATAGCTTCTTCCggtttttctgaatttttaattaattttataaatgaaagaGAACATGACTGGAATAAATCTTAATGTTACAAACGccaaatttaagtaaaaataattaagacaGAAAATTCCAGAAGGTGGGAGGTTGGAGTCCTTTGCGgcattggaggtcgattggacgcgttTTTTCAGCGTGGcagttatatttgcttaaattgTTCATAGATGGAGTTTGAATCTctggaatgggggcgttccctattttaaCGAATTCTGTTAATGAAAGGTGGACtgtaactcttgactgcgttgagatatcaccttgaaatttgcACTGTCCAACCTAGTTTtcgatcctgaacaacttttgcatttacaaaaatatcgcaggtcaaaggtcaaggtcaccttttgcgacattttttagaaaattcaaaattaagggatgattgCCCCTAAGggttttttggggttcagggctgaaatgtagcccgtgaaattctgcacaagcacaccaagtttaataggtgcaatcgcgatagttttgctccaattccaattttaacattaaaaacttTGTCTATCGATATAAATAATCGATATTTAtggtctgaaaaaatatcgatgctAAAATATCGTCCTATATAACCGATATAACCTATGTTAAGCTACGAAAACtatcgataaaaatcgataaatatcgtcagaaaaacatcgatattaaaattcgatttttatttggccatgACTGCTTTGAGCAGCGATTTCGCCTCTCGATCgttaagttgatttttttcgcatttcaatTGCTTAGAAACAGCAAGGGTAGACCAATGAAGGTCAAAATTGACCTTCAGGGTCtatccctgacgtgaccctgagataaaatttttaaaccattttctATGAATTTCTGCCTGATATTTAAATGGTTCAGAATTTGATTAAGATCCTTAATAGAATATCTTGATTGTCTCtaggtgaaaatttttctctag is part of the Cloeon dipterum chromosome 1, ieCloDipt1.1, whole genome shotgun sequence genome and harbors:
- the LOC135943482 gene encoding uncharacterized protein LOC135943482, encoding MERETLEKLLSRSVKTIEPKIAEAIIDFHEILNRFKHIDDLIKLAKAVDSSKIEHLGALLSTLLNRKFDEDTGNVWKILSHGYNVNSIADACEKRLSKETESMLACKEFLEIRPEALARFLTFEEMDIDSEFILVQASVRYVWSNGTCDERVRHLFKKYALPHLRLLTLSYKELLEVRHFLTLDQSLFLHDNLQKEPLLTAEDLPEIAKSLSLSKKHRSPNCEMYTMTFVPEEDVLPLTTVIKEGLFSVLPWEESMFVLAFGATTKLNVKRVEVFCPLDFRVESDLLDENLMENLRERELDYDSIRTSQMTVKVKIRHQGKLEVITLRNPIKEDIYWASFDVNVVVPATARVKVKVSYKGRVALRYIESNVNLMVKENDRCVRELFDNVELDQFYKDGENGFRWARKDAITVFKDIHVCPCDKPDLFDPVETIVY